TCGCTTCTTCTTTTTTTCCCGAACCGAATAAAAATGGGATCAGAAAAAATAAGATTATGATCTTTCTCATGAGAACTCCTGTATCTCCATTGTCTCGATGGTTTTTAATCCCTAATTCAACTAATTAAACAAGTTCAACCAATTAACTCTCCCATCGGGACGATGGGGCTACAAAATCCATAAAAGTCGAAATTATGGATTCCTTGAATTTTTCGATCACACTGCCTTCTTTAACGAAAATCGGTTTCAAACTCAAATAATAATTGATCGTTCCAAACAGGAAAGTAAGAGCCGGAATGATTTCAATTCTCTTGAATTTATTAATTTTGACACCATCAGCAATTGCTTTCCGGAAATGACTGCGAATGATCGATTCCCGAAATAAAATCTTCCTTCTCAACTCATCTGAATAAAATGGTAATTCTCTCGCTAAAGTTGCGAAAAGATCT
Above is a genomic segment from Candidatus Cloacimonadota bacterium containing:
- a CDS encoding TetR/AcrR family transcriptional regulator, producing the protein MNKRQRQKQKTREMILQTAKSCFMKNGFLKTTTSEIAQKSKVAHGTLFLHFRNKDALIIEILDLELDRISKQIFQIINESNDFELLLSKYLDLLQEQEDLFATLARELPFYSDELRRKILFRESIIRSHFRKAIADGVKINKFKRIEIIPALTFLFGTINYYLSLKPIFVKEGSVIEKFKESIISTFMDFVAPSSRWES